In Schizosaccharomyces osmophilus chromosome 1, complete sequence, the genomic window ATGGCTTCCAAAACTGAAAGAGCAACTGTAGCAGTACCAATCAATTTATCCTTGCGAAGGTCGTTAAAGTCGTAAACTTCAAGAATTAAGTTCTCAGCAAATGAGTTGATAATAGCATAAAACGTTTCATTAAAAGTCGGGGAAGTAGTGTTCTGAACAGTTTTAGAGATgccaattttctttccaaaggaGTTTTTAATTACAACATATGGATCAATGGAACCGAGAACATCACCCTTTAGTGATTCACATCGCCTTAGACGAATTTCAACAGCACCAATGGCAACTTTGAGATTAGAAGAACCTACCATTGACTGAATATCCAATTCGAATACATTAGGACTATACATCATGGGTCCTAAATTATCGTGAACTTGATCGTTGATAAAAGAAGTGAGTCCTGGAATATTGTTGATGTCAAATCCTAGCTTATCACCTCCAATAGGTTTAAGTACATAAGAGAAAGCAGGCTTCTCTACGAAGGTAATTCCCACAGTCTTTGCATGAGGAAATTCATCAATAAGTTTAACCTTTACGCGAAGATGTCcagaaaaagagatattTTCGACGAGAACAGGCATTTTTGCACTAGCAACACTCTTACCAATTTTTATATCCAAAGCGATTTTTGGATTGACTCGGGAAGCAATTTCACGGCCAGTTAAATCACTCAAATCCTCAGGAACGAATGAAACCTTCCAATCCATCATTATTACATCTTCTTCAGTCTTTGGGTAGGAGCGAACGTACTCAATACGAGGAGATTTTGTACCAAGAGTAAAAGTCGATAAAACCATTGAATCAAGGAAATTAGGGACGTTTTCGGACAAAACTTGATCGGCAATTTCAATGACTGTACTGCTCAAAGTAGGCTCAAAAATGTACCAGAATTGTTGCAAGAAAGCATTTAACCATGATACACTCTCTGGGTTACTTTCCAATCTTCGTACAGCAAGATATCTGGTGTAATCATCACGAAAGCTCATACGTACACGACGAGTACTAATCCTATGATACTGAATGCAAATAGTCATAACAACGAATAGACTTAAAAACCCAAATCGAAGATAGCCGAATAAAAACGATAAAAAACCAGTCAAAAAAACCAAGCGTGAATCAGAAGAATATTGaataaagatttctttCCACCTTAATCCAAGATCAATTTGCTCTGATTTCAACCCAGGGATATACTTCTTGCAAAAACTGACAAGGCggtcatttttttctaacaaTAAGTCCCTGTCGTACTTGCTTTTCGCTATTCCATCCTTCACCGGCTTTGTGGCTTGAAGCTCTTCTTTAGCGTTCTCATCAGATACCGGAGCTTTCATGGACTCAGGCACTTTTAGAGATTCATTCGCTCCATCAGTACCTTGTACATGAACTTCCTTAATCCCTTCACTTTGCGAATTCATATTAGAGTGTTCGGGTTCAGTAGATGGTTGCTTTTCGACAGAAACGTTCGTTTTCCCTCCGGCACCACTAGAAGGAACGCTCATCGTTTGAGACTCAGTAGTTTTATTAATCTGAGACTCATTTTCTCGTGAGTCTGCTTGGGAGCTCATTTTTACTCAGCTCCAAAAAATATGAAGACTTCACGAGATTATAAGGTAAATTTAATATCACTGAATAtattctttaaaaacacaaaaaaaagggcttgttttacaaaaaataatggGTTAGGATAAGTAATTACCAGCTAATTACAAAGAAACTACTAGTTGGTTCGATACAGACTGCTTTCAGCCATGCTGAGGTGCATATCCCATAGGCAAGATAGCATACCTTACAACACCataattttccaaaacatgATTACCCTTTTTCAAGtcctttcttgttttttaaataactAATTTATACCATGGCGTTTATTTTAACAGAAAGCTGCTTGAAACCTACCGCAcgtgaaaataaatttatgATCTACTACTGCTTTCGAAATAATTAAAATGCACAAAATTTATTCACTTAAGTTAAGCCCAAAACTAGATAATTTAAAGACGATCATAATATTCAGTATATTCAGGAACAGCTTCCTTAAGACCCTTACGCTTACGAGATTCAGTAACAATAAGACCAGGCTTGGAAGTGGGATCAGTAGGATCACCATTCATAGGAGACCAGTGGTCAAACACCAATTGAGGGAAAGCTTGGCCACCAGTAGCTTGACGAAGCTCACCAGTGAAACCGAAGGACTCATTGACAGGAAGGTAGGCCTTGATGTTGTACAAGGGAGTACCAACACGTTGTTCTTCAGCGAATACTTGACCACGCTTCTTGTTAAGGACAGAGTAGATACCACCCATAGCACCTTCAGAAACTTGGATTTCAACCAAGAAAACAGGTTCTTGGATAACAGGTTGAGCCAAAAGGGTAGAAGCATAGACTACACGACGAGCAGTAGGAATGATTTGACCACCACCACGGTGAATAGCATCAGCGTGCAATACAACATCAAGAATGTTGTAGCGGCAAGAACGCAAGTTCTCTTCGAAAATGGGACCTTCCTTAGTAGCCCATTGGAAGGCAGCAACAACGGAGTCCTTGATTTCGTTCAAGTAAGAAACAGCCTTGGTTTGATCAACAACAAGGTTAGCACCAGTGGTTTCGGGACCGAAGCACCAGATCTTACGGGCATCGGTAACATCCCAGCCGTATTCGTCAGCCATGACACGAGCACGAGCCTTAAAGTCATCACGAGGGTTGATCTTACCAGTCTCAATGGCCATAGAGAGTTCTTCACTCATAGGCTCAGCGGTCATGAAAATACGGTTGTGCTTGTTGGGAGACTTGGACAAGGCAGTCAAGCTGGAAGGCTCGCCAACAGACTCACGGTAGGAGACAACAGGAGGAGAAATCTTAAGAGGAATACCAGCATGAGATTGTTGCAAGTCATTCAAGCAGATTTCCAAGTGCAACTCACCAGCACCAGCGACAATGTGTTCACCAGATTCGGAGGTGCTGCACATGACACAAGGGTCAGACTTGGAAAGACGCTTAAGACCCTCAACGAGCTTAGGCAAGTCATTACCGTTCTTGACTTCGACAGCGACTTGGACGACAGGAGAAACAGAGAACTTCATGACCTTCATGTTGTGAGCAACTTCAGATGTGGTTAAGGTACCAGACTTAACCAAGAATTGGTCAATACCGACCAAACCAATAACGTTACCGGCAGGGCAGTCTTCAATGGGGTCAATCTTAGAACCCATCATCAAAACGGTACGTTGGATGGCCTTGATGAAAAGGTCTTCCTTTCTACCGGGGGTGTAGTTAGGACCTTGGATACGGACCTTCATACCGGAACGGACAGTACCAGAGAAGATACGACCAAAGGCGTAGAAACGACCACGTTCAGAGGTGGGAACCATCTTAGAAACGTAGACCATAAGAGGAGCCTTAGGATCACAGTTGCGAATACCAAGAGCACACTCATCATCCATGGGACCTTCATACAAGGTCTCACAACGGTATTGTTGAGCCACCTTGGGAGAGGGAAGGTGAATGACAatcatttccaaaagagcGTTAGCAGCAGGCAAGAACTTACGCATGACGACCTTCAAGAGAGCCTTACCGTCGAGTTCCTTCTCATCGGGCTTGAGGTTGACCTCGAGCTTGGTCAAGAGGGCAAAAACTTCGTCCTTACGGCCGTTCATGACGGCATCGAAGATACGGTAAATGGGGTCCAAGATGAACATGTTGAAGGCACGTTGGTTTTCATTACCATCAGCATCAACGGCAGACTTGGACCACTTCTTGGTTTTAGGGTTGAAGTAGCTTTCACCCCAGAGACGAGTCATCATCTTGTTACGGTCAATACCGAATTTCTTGGCATAACGGTTGGCAAATTGACGAATGGTGAAAGCCCAACCGTGAAGACCGGAACCGAAAGCGACAGTACCTTGGTCGGGGAAAACTTGGCAGTCACCAAGGACCTTGTCGTAGTAGGTAGAGATAACGACGTTGACGGATTCAACGACACGAGCAAAATTTTGATAAAGTTCTTCCTTAGAAATTTGGAGTTCAAGCAAAGCACGATCAACCTTGTTGACAACGACAACGGGCTTGATACGTTCACCCAAAGCTTGGCGAAGGACGGTTTCAGTTTGGACACAAACACCTTCGATGGTATCAACGACAACCAAAGC contains:
- the eft201 gene encoding translation elongation factor 2 (EF-2) Eft2,A, whose amino-acid sequence is MVAFTPEEVRNLMDKPSNVRNMSVIAHVDHGKSTLTDSLVQKAGIISAAKAGDARFMDTRADEQERGVTIKSTAISLFAEMNDSDIKDVKEPTTHPDFLVNLIDSPGHVDFSSEVTAALRVTDGALVVVDTIEGVCVQTETVLRQALGERIKPVVVVNKVDRALLELQISKEELYQNFARVVESVNVVISTYYDKVLGDCQVFPDQGTVAFGSGLHGWAFTIRQFANRYAKKFGIDRNKMMTRLWGESYFNPKTKKWSKSAVDADGNENQRAFNMFILDPIYRIFDAVMNGRKDEVFALLTKLEVNLKPDEKELDGKALLKVVMRKFLPAANALLEMIVIHLPSPKVAQQYRCETLYEGPMDDECALGIRNCDPKAPLMVYVSKMVPTSERGRFYAFGRIFSGTVRSGMKVRIQGPNYTPGRKEDLFIKAIQRTVLMMGSKIDPIEDCPAGNVIGLVGIDQFLVKSGTLTTSEVAHNMKVMKFSVSPVVQVAVEVKNGNDLPKLVEGLKRLSKSDPCVMCSTSESGEHIVAGAGELHLEICLNDLQQSHAGIPLKISPPVVSYRESVGEPSSLTALSKSPNKHNRIFMTAEPMSEELSMAIETGKINPRDDFKARARVMADEYGWDVTDARKIWCFGPETTGANLVVDQTKAVSYLNEIKDSVVAAFQWATKEGPIFEENLRSCRYNILDVVLHADAIHRGGGQIIPTARRVVYASTLLAQPVIQEPVFLVEIQVSEGAMGGIYSVLNKKRGQVFAEEQRVGTPLYNIKAYLPVNESFGFTGELRQATGGQAFPQLVFDHWSPMNGDPTDPTSKPGLIVTESRKRKGLKEAVPEYTEYYDRL